The following are encoded in a window of Nitrospirota bacterium genomic DNA:
- the xth gene encoding exodeoxyribonuclease III, with protein MIMKVASFNVNSIRARLNIVIDWLKKESPDVLCLQETKATDADFPLTAFKETGYHAVFRGEKSYNGVAVISKETPENIRAGFDKNGSDGTRLITVTINNIPVVNTYVPQGFHPLSMKFKEKLEWFQRLHEYFNRNFKPDKPLVWVGDFNVAPEAIDVHDPKRLLGEIGFHPDEHAALKKIMQWGFVDVFRMHQPDAGQYTFYDYRAKNAIKRKTGWRVDHIWATRPLAEKSVRAWIDMAPRLLEKPSDHTPIAAEFKIES; from the coding sequence ATGATTATGAAGGTCGCGAGTTTCAACGTTAATTCGATCAGGGCCAGGTTGAACATTGTTATTGACTGGCTGAAGAAGGAATCGCCGGATGTTCTCTGCCTTCAGGAAACTAAGGCGACTGATGCTGATTTTCCCTTGACAGCATTTAAAGAGACAGGTTATCACGCCGTGTTCCGGGGAGAGAAATCCTACAACGGAGTTGCCGTCATCAGTAAAGAGACGCCTGAAAATATCCGGGCAGGCTTTGATAAAAACGGCTCTGACGGCACCCGCCTGATCACGGTCACTATCAATAATATTCCTGTGGTCAATACTTACGTCCCGCAGGGGTTCCATCCTCTTTCTATGAAATTCAAAGAAAAGCTTGAATGGTTTCAGAGGCTGCATGAGTACTTTAATAGAAATTTCAAACCTGACAAGCCTCTCGTCTGGGTTGGGGATTTCAATGTCGCGCCTGAGGCCATCGATGTTCATGACCCAAAGCGCTTGCTCGGAGAAATAGGCTTTCATCCCGATGAACATGCGGCCCTGAAGAAGATCATGCAGTGGGGCTTTGTTGATGTCTTCAGGATGCATCAGCCCGATGCGGGGCAGTACACTTTTTACGATTACCGCGCAAAGAACGCGATAAAAAGAAAAACAGGCTGGCGCGTAGACCACATCTGGGCCACACGCCCTCTTGCTGAAAAGTCAGTCCGCGCGTGGATCGATATGGCCCCGAGACTACTGGAAAAGCCGTCTGACCATACGCCCATCGCGGCTGAATTCAAGATAGAAAGTTAA
- a CDS encoding helix-turn-helix domain-containing protein, with protein MRISLEIIKDKCRQQNITLSELLKQAGVSRNVFYTLARKEYVLPKSIRAIAKSLNMSPSEFLTEDNQEMEKMKLLLNKVDEIARKYKNIDRDNIRHTLLLMREPPIERLRRALTRGQKQPHIQQK; from the coding sequence ATGAGAATATCACTCGAAATAATTAAAGACAAGTGTCGTCAGCAGAATATTACGCTCTCTGAACTGCTTAAGCAGGCAGGGGTAAGCCGCAATGTCTTTTATACATTAGCGCGTAAGGAATATGTCTTGCCTAAATCTATCAGAGCTATTGCGAAGAGCCTGAATATGTCTCCTTCAGAATTTCTTACCGAAGATAATCAAGAGATGGAAAAGATGAAACTTTTACTAAATAAAGTAGATGAGATAGCCAGGAAATACAAAAATATTGACCGGGACAATATCAGACACACGTTATTATTAATGCGCGAACCGCCAATTGAACGTTTAAGGAGGGCCTTGACCCGTGGTCAAAAACAACCTCATATTCAACAAAAATGA
- a CDS encoding recombinase family protein encodes MKKKTVAVYARVSTDKQKVDMQLQELSDFIKRSGWKLYKTYIDHGYTGANTRIDQGHIPYFYNKYGGVPIFPVLRENLNNI; translated from the coding sequence ATGAAAAAGAAAACCGTTGCCGTATATGCCAGGGTATCAACCGACAAGCAAAAAGTTGATATGCAACTGCAGGAGCTCAGCGATTTTATAAAACGCTCCGGCTGGAAGCTGTATAAAACATATATCGATCATGGTTACACCGGGGCAAATACAAGGATTGACCAGGGACATATCCCGTATTTCTACAATAAATATGGGGGTGTGCCCATATTCCCCGTGCTGAGAGAAAACCTCAATAACATCTAA
- a CDS encoding TIR domain-containing protein, protein MANKKRVFISFDVDHDKGTKEMLAGQANLPDSPFEFKDASVKEPLIGDWKEKVKRRMDNIDVVIILCGEKTHTATGVAAELTIAKDKGKSYFLLAAYSDKNCTKPTSASASDKVYNWTWPNLKALIAGGR, encoded by the coding sequence ATGGCAAACAAAAAGAGAGTCTTTATCAGCTTTGATGTTGACCACGACAAAGGCACTAAAGAAATGCTTGCAGGTCAAGCCAATCTGCCAGATAGCCCGTTCGAGTTTAAGGATGCATCTGTGAAAGAGCCTCTAATTGGTGACTGGAAGGAGAAAGTAAAACGGCGTATGGATAATATAGACGTTGTGATTATTCTCTGCGGCGAGAAGACTCATACAGCTACAGGAGTTGCGGCTGAATTGACAATTGCTAAAGATAAGGGAAAATCATACTTTCTTTTAGCTGCATACTCCGACAAGAATTGTACAAAACCCACATCGGCATCTGCTTCAGACAAAGTCTATAACTGGACATGGCCTAATTTAAAGGCCCTTATTGCTGGGGGTAGATAG